Genomic window (Cucumis sativus cultivar 9930 chromosome 2, Cucumber_9930_V3, whole genome shotgun sequence):
GACAAGGATGGGataaatagataataaaagtataataacaaaaggaaaaaacaagtGACAATCATATTTCAAAAGCTAGTTACTCGTAAGATCTATCTCATGGTATACCAAAGAACTTTCTGCAATATCACAGTCTAAAATAAAGCTTttagcaaaaaaataaaagataaaaaggcAAAGGGTAAGGAGAAAATAGGAACACCATGTTTAAAACTGAGTTGGCTTtattcctttatttatttaagttctAAGCCCCTTTCAGGTTACAAAACAGATAAATTGTGGATGAATCGTCTACATTGTGAATACATCCGGGTCTATCACATTGTTGCAAATAATTTACATGAAAAGGTCAAGTTGAGAAAGCTATAGATCGTTTGTTATGCGTAATTGGAGTTTGAAGCCTCGTGCTTTTATGTTGGCCTAAGATGAAAAGTTCCTTGTCACAAGAAACAAGTCATAGTAACTATATATTCATTTCTAAACAACTTCATCACTAACTGCTACTACATGTGTCCCAACCATCCGTTCTTAACAATTAGAATGGAAATAGAGCAAGGTTTGGGACAAATTTCTTAGAATGCtctcttcaaagaaaaatcagTTTACCTTCCCAAAAATGAGAGGAATCAGCAGGATAAGTACAAGACTTCTGAGTAACTCCTTTGTTGGAACCGCGATACCAACTCCAGCcgctataaattttgatatagaaaatggaatctaCAGAAAAATTTAGGAAATGAAAGTCAACTTTATCTAAATGATAGTAATGtaacaattaaacaaaacacatTGTCTCAAGGAATAAAAGATAAAGGACACTAGAAAATACATGATAATTTTGGCTGCTTCTATGCCCTTTTCAAGCGTGAGGAAGAATTTCGTGCAAGTAgctttatgaaaaagaaaaaagataaagtgGCCGGAAAGAAAAGGTAGAAGTTTTTGGATGTCTAAGAGATTGTATTATCATTTCTTATAATCAAATATGTTccttgtaaaataataataataataaaacactGGCTCTTCTGTTGGCTAGTGCCCTTAAACTGAGCTGACACTGATAATCAAATATATGGTTAATGATCTCTTTACATAAGGTGATTTGTCTGAATTCTGCAAATATATACCACAAGTTCTATCTAACCTTGACTCACCTTATAACCTAACTGTGTACAGAAGCATGTATGGAGCAATCCTCAATATTTAAGAAAGTGGTGAAAGATCTCTAATTATAGAGACAGTATGATGTTAAACACCATTAAGAATCTGATACGGGAAGcaaaattatcataaactGAGCACACAGTAGTAGGTATCCGGCGGTTGGTTATGGTACTAGAGTAGTACATGCATATCCACTTTAAATGCAGATTATACTTGATCATATAAAGAAACCACGGTAGTTTATTAAATACCACAAAAGACCACTTCAGAatcaatttacaattttttggAACTGATTGATGAAAAATAGCTCTGAAAGAGGATTTAGAAAATTAGTACATTGAGTCTTCTAAGTTTATACGATTCTTTTCATTCTTAGATATttgaacaaaagaaaggtaagGATATTTCAAAACTCACAGCCAATATTCCCAACATATTTGATATCACTGTCATTGCCAGAGCAAGAGCAGAATTCCCACCAGCAAGCTGagtttgaaaaacataaatgcAATAAGAACAAAGatatttaacttcatttttctttctgtgGGAGGGGGAAGCAACTCTGTACCTGAGTTAGTGCCACGCCACTTGATAATGTAGTAGGCATGCAGGAAAATATTGCTAATCCTAAAAACAGTGGAGAAACAATGGGTTAGACTGAAGGGAAAGTTGGTTTCTTATTCAAAAAAGAGAGTAAACCATAAAAGAAATCCCGGAGTTGCGTATTGATCCATATTAATGAAACTGAATTTCATgtctataaaaatattttcgaaCTGCATTGTAAGGTATTTGCAACTTTTTGGGAAATCAGCGGATCTTCTTAGAGTTCCACACCAAATTGGAAATATTGAACTTCTACCAGTCCTCCAGTTATTGGAATTTCTGCCTTCTTCCCTCAATGACCATTTCCTATGACAATAGCATCAACTTGAACCAATAGTAGAGATCATTTTGCTGCCAGATACAGGATTAAAGCGAACACACTCTAGCCTAAGAAGACACTATACACCAAACACTGATTACAATTCATTGAATACATTCTTCCCATCTGGAAAAcatagaacactgatgtaaatgagtatattttaattaagtaaagGTCTCTTTGGTAGAGAATcaagattttgtttaatgttATCAAATTCATTGAGTTCAGTAGATATGTGTTCGACAGACAACCCAGATTCTGTTTCTAATAACTGTTTATGGAATATGTGATCCAAGCAGTGCAAATTCCGAAAACAACATTTCCATATTTTCATTGTATccataatttgaattttacattttaaaatgcagttatattaaaaacatttagaaatacaaTGGCATGtattataaatcatataatattacaaaataacaattatataaatattttaggttaaattacaaatttggcCTCTATGGTTTTAAAAAGATAGAATTTAGTCCATGTGGTTTATAAGTAGAATTTAGCTTTGGTGTAGAAAATAGTCTCATTCGTAAGGACTATAcatgagattttattaaactatAAAGGCTAAACTCTGACTTTCTCCAAACCATGAGgactaaatttgcaatttaaccaattttttaaatataaattatgttcataagtaaattaataatagttattgTCAACTAAATCTTAGTTGATAAGactaattttatgatttataaatatatagtgtCGAacacatttaaacattttttaaaactagaaTCTAATTTCTGAATCTGTCACCAAATACATatctaaaaatacaaaatgcaACCTTGTTTTCATCAAATgcattgttttcaaattttgtaccAAACGTACCCTAActgatttttcatttatccACACAAATGGTCCATTGAATTTGGTTGAGGGCCTTAAGACTAACTGGATCACCGAGTAGTAAATACCAGGATGCATATATGGCCACTGCACAAACCTTTATTAGATCAAACTCTTGATAAAACGATGACTATCCATtccaaattaatattataccAATATAATGTTCAccttcaaaaagaaaaccatttaGAATTTTCAGCTAATGCAAGTATTATCAAATTATACctcattttaaaattgcatGTAATAGTTCTAATTTTACTTCTCTAAACACAACAAATGATAGTTTAAAAGTATTACACTTTCATCATGAAGCTAGCAACTTCAATTTTCAGGCAGAAGATGGACCAAGAATATCTGAATAGCTAAACGGTCCTTTTTTTTGGGATAAGGGACATATGATGGAATTTCTAACCTGTCATTCAACggctaaaaataatttataaacaaacCTGTTACAAATTCTTGAGGTTGAAGATGAATTTGCAATATCAGCCTGGAAAAGTATGGAGTAAGCAAAAGAATCGAAACCTgacaaaaaacaatagaaagagagagtgaATAAAAGCTCAACAAATATACCGGAATACAGCAGTGCAAATGATACCCATGCATTGGATATGCCATAAAATATTCCAATGAACAAGGGTAGTcaatttatttggaaaagaaatgagaGACAAGAAAACATCCTTGTTACTATAGAAAGGAACAGTCAGAGAGATCAAGATCCAATTTCGAGTTATTTCTTGTAATAATCTCTTAGATCCCTTCATTTATGCCAACCATGAGGATTGTAATCACTAAAAGAGCAACCATCACACCCTACCCCCAAAGGTATCTGCAACTCAAGCATCCAAATTCAGTGTACATAACTTAAACATCCAACTTCATTGTAGAAAACCTCTTCAAATTAGTTAACTAAGTACTTAAATCAGGATGAACAGTTAAAAGTCTAGACTAATAATAAGTCAAGTAACACTAATCACATTATCATTCCAAGTACATGCGCATCGGGAAATGATGAAACAGatacaaaaaatgaattttagtGCGTGGAAAGTCACTCTGCCAGCATTAGAAAAGTGTATAAGCATGGGCGGtaacatacaaaaaaagaaaagtatgaaGGGggaaaaacttaattatcaaCAATATGAAAATGCGAATATACTCAAAGAATCAACTTACGAGcaaaaaatataatggaaGATTATAAGTGAGAATCATACAAGCCCATAAACTGCAACAGGCCACGCTTCCACTGAGGCACTAATTTCTGATGTACGCAATGTCAACCCTGAGTAGTCACATCAcgtataaaataaagattacataaaaaatataaatttcatgttAATAGTTAATAAAAGTACCTAACCTGAAATGACAAATATCCCAAATGTGCTAAACTTTGAGAGATAATACCTATCAGCAAGACATCCAAGACTTGGATTTGCAACTCCTACTGCTACACCAGTGACAAGAGCTACATATTGAATTGAGGAACAAAAATACGATAAGCTGAcagaataaatataatttcaattgaatggaaacaagaaacaataagTATTTAACTTACCTAGaggaagaaaattattatttgcaaaAGTTGATAAGGTCTCGAACCAACTAACTCTCTTTTCCGAACCCGAAACACTGGTAGGTTCGTTTATTCTTCCACCGTCGTCTTTCTGAATCACGGTGATAAAATCTCGTATTAAAGGCATTACATGCAGAGAAAATAAGTGGATGTATGAGTTTCAACATTGAGAAAGAATCGAAGGGAGAGAACACAACCTTATCGGGCAATCCGCAGGCTCTGATGGGACAATAACTTCGGCGTTTGCGATTCAAAGCGAGAGAAGTGGAAGGCAAGAGTGCGACATTAGAGgagaaatgagaaatttggaaagaaaaggCCGGTGGATTGCTCCGATGAGACAAAACGAGAAGACTATAGAGGGATTTGGTTCCCACGAACGCCATAGCCATAGGAGTGGTAAGGAAGAGAAAGGAGTGAAGAGTGAAATAGTGAGCGCTGTAGGCGTTGGATTGCCAGTCGACTATCAAACGAAGCGTGATTCGCGTGGACGTCAACAAATGGGGACATTTTGAGAGATAGCacgatttttgttttatattttagaagtaGCACAAACTTTGGAaaacttctaattttgtttttttggtccAGCTCAACACCAAGCttctttacaaatttttaaaaagtcttTCAACATAATTTCTCGGTTCCTTTCGGCTAAATTCGACACTGagattgttctttttttttttaatttgaaaataaagaaatttatcaAATGACCAAAATATCTTAGAAGCTCGAACGTTACAAACTCTTAATTTCTCAACCCCTTCTCGGGCGATTTCGCCACcgagattttttaaaaaaattgaaaataaagtaatttatCAAAAGACCAAAATACCCTTGAAAGTTCAAACGTTACATATTCTCACAAAACACTAAATGCCAAACAGTGTGCTCATTTGGATCGAGAAGTGAACGATTTTGCTCCTAAATCTCTCAAGGTGAAGTACTTTTAGTTTTaggtttagtttttagtttatgttttcaatttttagtttgaattttgaggtTGGTGGTCTAATGTAGTTAGATgtagattattattttaagtcaATGCATGTAGTCTACTTTGATGAATCTCGACGACTTCATCAACTTAGATCCGTCAGATGAAGAATCTTAGCCTCGATCTAGATTTGTTGAAGGCTCCCAAGATCTGAAGTCAGTGCAGTCtcctttttgtatttttcatacgtttcactctcttttcttcaatcTCAAAAAGAGGGAAGTTAAGAGAATAATGGAATGGGGAAAACCACCCACATTTCTcaacttaataaattaatattaaaattaaattaaataattaatatttcgtttaaattatattaaatgaatatcCCTCACataacctatagttttaatttaattaaactaaattattaattaattctttaattaattaatttctaaattaaatatcgtATATTTAAATGCTTTCATCAATGAAACGCAAACCCATTTCAGATCCTCAATTGGAGAAAAAGGAAGGGATTCGTCAAGGACTTGGAAGACACAGGAAGAAATGGGGAAAACCAACCTTGGACACGGGGGAATTGATGACTGAGTGAGATGGTGAACGGGGAGAAggaaaccaaaatttaaaatggggAAATAAATCAACAAACCTTCGAAAGGGGGAACGGCGAAAACCTAAGTTCAAAAGGAGAAATCGTGCAATAACCAACCTCCAAAACGGTGAAGTCGAAAACGAGCCTCCAAATGGTCAAATATAAGGAAGCAAAATAAAGTGAAAATGATGGATTAACACTCGGACTAAGGAAGGGTTGGGAAGGAATTACGGCAGAAGAGAGGGTTATGAGGGAGTTGAAGAGAGATTGAGAGGGAAGATGGGTTGAAGGGTGTATGACCGGGGTTATGAAACCCTGAAACAATGgttataaaactttaaaacaaTGGTTATGATaagggtaattgtaattgatggccatttgaggaataataattaaggatataacaacatttaaaaaaaattgcaaatatagcaaaactatcgctgatagacttgtatcaatagactcgtatgatctatcggtgatagaccaatttttacaacatgattATCAGTTATagactctatcattgatagattttgacaaattttgctatatttgcaatttttttaaaatgttgctatatacttaattattttgaatttaattgttaaatttgcaactatctcttaTGATAACCCTTCCCCAAACCGGTGTTGGGTTTACATAACCCAAGCCCACAATGATAACTTGAGGCCCAAATGACTTCTAACAATCTCAACCCCAAACCAATCACAATTTCAATACacttaaacataaatttcaacaatttaaaCCATAAACCTATAGCAACTTCAATATACATTTTAACATacaatttcattatttctaaacttcaaacaatttcaatacatttaaacataaatttcaaccatttcaaccctaaacccataacaaatttcaatatacaGTTTATACATacaatttaattcttaaactTCAAACACTTTCAATAcgtttaaacatatattttaacaatttttaactctgcaaacaaatttaatatacatttacaacatatatttatttaacttaaaacaaaaatagtttagtGGAATGTAGAGCAGCAACGATGAAATAGGACAACGAGCGAAGGATGGTGAGCAACAGAGCAACCCAGCGACAATGGCGAATGGACGACAGACAACAGACGATGACGACAAAGGCGAAcagatctctctctctctctctcgatctctaaccttttctttcatttttagttatgTAAACAAAAAACTCATATTCATAGGAGATGTCTGAACGCACCTTGAAAACGTCGCTAGATCCCCACTTCTCTCGACACCATAAGTGAAATGTTAGGATTAGTGGGGATCAGTCGCGACATTTCACTTACGTCGTTAGGAATGATCCCCACTAATCCGTACGTTGTATCATGACAtcagagaaaattaaaattattatttaaatgttaCTTCTTTTTCAACGTGGTCAACATCAACGTTCCAAATTCCCAACGTATGCATGTAAGACGTTgaggaaaatgaaacatttaaataataatttccctttttctagACACCACAGACATCCACGTTGGACATAGCCACCTCATTCCCAACGTAGGTATGCATGGCATcggagaaaaggaaaattattatttaaatgttaCATTTGTCCGACGTTTACATGCATGACGTCGGACATGGTGTACGCAATCTTGATGTTGTATTCAAGACGTCAAAAAAGATGACGACTGCCAACACATACGTCATTGTATCGACGCAGGTTTTGTTTTCTGATGTTATCTATTCCCAACGCACAAAAACGCATCGAAATAGACCCCATTTTCTTATAGTGCCTCCTCAAcctgaaaagagaaaatgtaaTTTGTCCATACTAtcacaaaaaatttgaatagaaaaaaaaaaggaagagaatcCATATTTAAAACATGAAGTCAAATTTGAATATGGAGACTTAGACCAAACACTAGTAAAAGTTAATTGCACATATATCTAAGAGATTTGATTCTCACACATTAAAAGAACTCTTTTTTGATTTACGGGTCAATTTTAACTTGAGTTCAAAGCATTTGGGTATGCTTacggaagaaaatgaaaagaaaaagaaaaggccaAAATGTTCATGCTAAAGTAAAATGTATAGCACTAAATGAAATAGTATGTAATGTAATTATTATGATGGTAAAATTTagacacaaacaaaataaaatctaaacacaAAATCCCAATACCTTTTCTttggagaaaaatgaataatgaaaagagagatcaagaaaagaaaatgtagtaaagaaaaagtaattgaTTTGCTTTAATGTATCTTACAAAATAAGTTAACTTTACAGTTTTCgccaaaaaaagaagaaagaaaagctaCCTAAAGTTAGCCTTTACAGTTAACATTTCATTGTTCCGGTTCACATCTCTTTCCTCTCCGGCCCCGTTAACTCAATCCTCTCTCTTCATCCATTTGTAATTTACTTACTTCCACCTCTTTTGGAACTTGTGTTTGTTTATCTTAGTGGTTTGAgtttttgaagttgaagtttagaataatatttgtctaaattgatttttaagtGCTCGAAAGTActtcaaattgatttttagcACTTGATTCTTTAGCTTCAAGCCTTTGAAAGTGTTCTGTGAGTTTATGTATTTGACTTTtgattaagttatttttttttcatggaaTTAGAGCTTAAATattagtaaaaattaatttaatcaaatttactaGATAAGTTGCCATTGATGGTACAAAACTTTTTGTTCAAATGCCCAATTCCTTTGTtgagtaaagaaaaaaaaggtatgtGATAATCATAATgaataacaattaatttaagagaTAATAACTATAttgcaacattttttaaaaaaatacaaagagcAAAATATATACTTCTATACATGATACTCTTATGGCCTAGTAGATAGCCTTCCTTTTGGAGATAGGGTACTCtaacaaactttttaaaatatattgttatatatacttCGAATTTAAtggttatatttacaacttacaTTAAAACAATGATATTAGTATGTGGAGGAGAGAAgagaatataataacaatgaatGGAAGATCCAAAAATTTTGTTGCATAAAGGGTGTGGCTTGAAGTTGGGTCTAAAGAGTGTTTGAAAGATAATTTTATCAAagctatttattatttcaatagcATAAGGTTGAGAAGGTAAAGGAGACTGAAGCCGTAGGCCTATACTAAAAAATGTGTCGGTGATACCAATTTGGAGATTGGGAGTATGAGTAGtagtcaaatattttaatggaCGAAGGTGGAAAAAACCATAAACATATATCAAGTTGTTATTCCAATCTCAAAATTGTAGCTACGGTTGTTACAAAAATTACTTAAGTATACATTATCACCTATATATTGTTATTCAAAAAACACACAACTCCACCTTCTAAGAATCACATGCACACAGATATTCAGTAACAGTTTTGGTGATTAAATAACACACCAAGACAATAATTACACTAATATTTCACAGATTTACTAACAAAAACGACTAAAGAGATGATCAGATCAAGAGAACTTTCAATTCATTAATGTAGATTCACCTTCTGGAATACATTCCAAAGCCGGCTTCCAGCTTCCAGTTTCATCTGCAGAAACCGTCGTCGCTCTGCCTTTCACCTTCAACTCCTCAATCAATTCCTCCAATGAACACGAATTATTCTCTCTACTCTTCAATATCTGTTTTAACTCTTTCTGAGATATCACCACTTTAATCCTCAACACTCCGGGTCCAGAGTCCCCGGAATTTCTCCCCTCTtcgtctttttcttcttcttgtaaATTAAACCTCACTACCTTCTTACCAGCCGCACCCCCGGTTCCGTTCTTTGGCTTGGCCATCGCGGATCCAGGAAGCGGTTGTTGCTGGACTTTCTTAGGTTCAATCAAGTGATGAGGAGGAAAATCATCATAAGAGTCGTCTTGAGCCATAACTTTGTTGCTTTTAAAGCAGATATTCCCCATTGGATTGTTGTTACtattgaagaaaattgaaatgaataaatgttCAGTAGTGAAGATGTGAATTTATAGGGAGAGATGAGAGAGAAGAATAAAAGGCACATGAGAAAGCGCTTGTTGTGCCGCGTTAACTGACAGATAAACAAAAGCGTAAAACGCAACGTTCCTTATTTCTTGCACTCTACACCCTTTCCAAATAACAGAATTTGGACTGTTTAGCTTTGGAtttagttttaagttttttctttaattactcCCCCATGTGTTACACCACCCTTATATTAAtttccttcctcttctttttatttctttatcaCTATCACAATTTGAAACCACCTCTATAacaaatacacacacacacacacacatttaCTTCTTGCttttttgttgaatatttaattttaaaaataaattagtagcATAATATGATTTGGTTGTGCAgtttaatcaaatatatatatattttttagaaatgatctatatagaatttattatatatttaatttgaatgattaGTTTCGTACATTTGCAAAACTGTTGtaatcaatattattgatCCATTTTAGGATAAATATTAGAGTTgccaatttttacaatattttttgcaaatttaatatgagttcaaaattaatctttACAATATTTAGgcaaaggtttttttttttttttttgaataaatatatttatgaaaaactttaatttttaaatgtttgacATGAATAATTAGAATCAAAcccaaattaataattatagatCAATCATTAtgcattttgctatatttaggGAAATTTAGTAAAATCTGTTTATGAATATACATCAGTATGGCGGCCCAATAAAGACGAAAAAATACAAGTCAGCagtatgtttgttttgttgtagAAAACGAAGAAATGTGTGGTTGGGTTACATTATTAAGGGTAATGCTtctgaaaaatataaataatatatatcacaaaCTCTCACAACACAGCCAATAAGAATAATGGTGTGAATGTCTAGCTTtcaatgaaattatatattcattattcTTCCAAATTCTTCCCAGAATGTACTTTCAAAACAATCTTGCCAAATattaaacttctttttctttttaaataatattcaaacctaggtatatatatattttgtggaAGGTTGAGGGTTAGATTTTCTGCctcatttttaataaagataaaaaccttgctgaaaatcaaaattagtataaaaaaaaaaggtgagaGGACTTGGATCATATATCATTTAATCTTTGCATATGTAATGCGAGTTCAACTTAATTCTTAATTATCTAGTAAATGTCTTCTATGTTTATGATCATTtatcaatatcttttaataaaGACTCAAAACATCTTTCTTAAATATCTCttctaaaaaataagatattcttcatttttagaaatattttattgtaagttcttctttttttggctctttaaaaagaaaagttctaGGAACGTAAAATTATTCTTCACAACGGTGTTCAACAATGTGTACGAAGGTAAATTATTGAAGATCATCAAAGGattgataagaaatatgaatggACGCTGAGATAATTATACTGCTGTCAATGAATTCAAGGGGAGTCTTAATTCGTCTTCAAGGATATTCAAGTTTATTGTCACGAGGAGCCTGGGTTTATACAGTTTATGATGATAACTTGTTAATGTAACTTTAGGaattttttaatctcaataatatttcttatatgaacaaaaaagCTTCCTAGAGGTAGGTCGTATTTGTCGAATTGGGTTACCAAAGTGCACTGTGTTATTTGTCTTCTGTGTACTCTAGTTATTGCTATAGTTAAATACTTGTGATATAATAAAGGGCATTTAACCCCACTGTCTCACctgtttttcaatttgtatcaGAGCGGGTTGGCAGAGGTTCATTGAGTTTTCAATGGCGTCAATCAGGAAAGGTGGATCACTAACTCACCTCTAGTTCTAGATGTGGataaaattttgcatattgAAAGGCTCGTATGAAATCCTTTCTTATTTCAATTAACAATGGATGTTCAAGTTATATGACTAGAAATAgagttttttctctctaaatttaaaagaagattttATTATGAGGATAACACCGttgcaaataaattatgaCTCAGACTGTGGAGAATGCAAAATTGGGGAAGAAATTTACTCAATGTGTTAGGTTGATAAAATGTGGAACTGAATGAGGTTTGGTGTTCTTTTATGAATTCATAAGGTGTTGCTAGTCCTGAAATTTTGAACTGGATGATGTTGTTGATTACTTAAATTTCCTATTGGAATTATATGCTCTTGAAGACTATTGTTGTTAAAAAAGATTCTCATTGTGTTTAGggatctttttaaatattttttttatctttaaaaagatGTGTATATATTGTACTTCTtcaagaaggaaaaatatgtCGATCATATCACTTCATCATTTAATCCTTCTGAAAATGATGTTGAAAGTtgagttttatgttttatttgcaAAGGGGGAGAAAGCTCTTGTTGCTATCGAAAGTTGGCAATTTTTTTGCTAGGGTGATTTTTGAAGACATGCACACGCCTTCAAAAGAAACAAGCATATTCAAGATTATAAAGTGTTGcgcaaaaaaagaaaactaatccTACTTTGTCAAAAGTGGGAGTTTGCTAgattttttgacaaatataaaattagttttatttttatgtaaaaagaggtaaattatttctttatgtttAGGATCATTTATCAATATCTTTTAGTAAGGAGTCGAAAGATCTTCCTTAAATATCTCATTTAGAGAAGaagatatttttcatatttaaaaatattttattgtaagtTCTTCCTCTTTTTGGCTCTTTAACTTAGAACGTAAAATTATTCTTCACAATGGTGTTcaacaatttatatttttggtgaAGAATCTGTATGAAGGTAAGTCAGTTACCTTTTGCATTATGACATATTATTAAAGATCATCAAGGAATTTGACAGAGTATCaattgataagaaatatgaatggAGGTTGAGATAATTGTACTGCGCTCAATGAATTCAAGGGGAGTCTGAATTCGTTTTCAAGGAGATTCAACTTGAGAAGCCCAAGTTTATACGGTTAAGTTATGGTGATAACTTGTTAATATAACTTTAGAGTTATatgttacaaattttttaatctcaataatatttcttatttgagCAAAAAAAGCTTCCCAAACGTAGATTATATTTACCAAACTGAATTACCAAAATGTACTATGTTATTTGTCTTCGGTCTACTCTAGTTATTCCTAGAGTTAATAAAGGACATTTAACCTCACCTAgcttctttttcacttttgttcTTATTCACCCACTAATATTAGTTAAAAGGAAACATTTActtgtaacaaaaaaaaaaacatttaatccTCATAAATAGACCTACTTGAtattaagttttgaaaatgtattttattttttttgtagtactcgaattttaaaaagtttatactATATAAATGGAGTTTGTttcttccatttgtttttAGTGATTGTTGTAGGGTTATGTAAAGtaattttacattaaaaagattaatgggttataaataaattatttttcctgttgaaacaaatatttacgtctaaatatatttttgaatttgatttaaatattgtttttttttt
Coding sequences:
- the LOC101216201 gene encoding probable sodium/metabolite cotransporter BASS4, chloroplastic, which codes for MAMAFVGTKSLYSLLVLSHRSNPPAFSFQISHFSSNVALLPSTSLALNRKRRSYCPIRACGLPDKKDDGGRINEPTSVSGSEKRVSWFETLSTFANNNFLPLALVTGVAVGVANPSLGCLADRYYLSKFSTFGIFVISGLTLRTSEISASVEAWPVAVYGLVSILLLTPYFSRLILQIHLQPQEFVTGLAIFSCMPTTLSSGVALTQLAGGNSALALAMTVISNMLGILAIPFSISKFIAAGVGIAVPTKELLRSLVLILLIPLIFGKILRESFKGVADFVDGNRMLFPRISAILLSLVPWMQVSRSRSLLLMVKPKIFLAAIGMGTFLHIALLAFNALGIRTLAAFSGGNKSVFSKRRNVSAVLLVASQKTLPVMVAVVEQLRGALGESGLLVLPCIAAHIVQIIIDSFLVNFWFTSDDSSNNLKVT